CTACATTATTGATCGTCGCTTCTATGAATTTAGAGGGACAACATCTTGGGAATTTTAATAATAAGGCGGCCTCCATGGATATTTCCAGGGCAAACATTGCGACCTCAATGGGTAACGCACCCAGGCACAATCCCAATTACCACCAGACGCAACTTAACCCGAGCAAGATATTGATGCACAACATTAAGGCACTCTATAATGTGGAGGCAACAGATTACACGGCGGTTTTCAACATCAACCAAATAGGAGAAACAGCACCGGAGACGACACGACTTATGAACGAGAAGATCGATCTAGTCAAAGCTGAATTAAAAAAGCAGGGATTTACCGGTCAGTTTGCGGTAGATATGATTTCCTTTTTGCCACAATACGAGATCGAGGTGACCAAAAAATTATTCTCCAAAACCTATACAGAAGTGCCCATAGGCTTTGAACTACAGCAAAACCTGATGATAAGCTACCGCAACGATGCCGATTTTCAAAAGATCCTAAAAGCATGTGCAACAGCCGAAATCTATAACCTCGTTAAGGTAGATTATTATGCGAAGAATCTAGAGGCGATCTATAACGAGTTACAGGAAAAAATCCTTGCTGAGGTGAAGAAAAAGAAAACTTATTATGAAGCTCTGGGCTTTACGATGGATGAATATTCAGTAGAAATGGCCGACAATAAATACTATCACATGCCCAAGGACTTCTACCGCAGCTACGTTGCCGCTGAGAACGTGAGCATGGATGCCTTGAAGAACCAAAAAAACGTTACTACGATAAAAAAACCAACCAGTTATTATTACGAGCCCATTTCGTACAACGGTTATGACATCGTGGTTAATGCCGATATTCAAAAGCCGGTCATCCAACTGGGAATGGATTTGACACTACGTTACACGCCCTTACCTCCTAAACCAGAGCCCAAATCAGAACCCAAGCCTGTTGAAAAACCAGATCCTAAAGTTTACGTAGTCTCACCTAACGGTCCGGTAGACATCAAACAGATTCCTAATAATTGATTGAACTTGTATCGAAATTATTAAAATGTGATAATGTTCAGACCTCCAAGGTTTTCAAAACCTTGGAGTTTTTTTGATTTTTGACATAAATATCCCTTTTCTACGGTTAGTATAAAGCCTCGCGGTATTAATAACTCTTGAGTCATTGTAAGCGAGGATTTGCCCCTAAACCGTATTTTTGAACTTCATTCAAAATCGCTAGAATTTGTCCGCCAAGTCGAAGAAGGTCACGCCCTTAATGCAGCAATACAACAAGATCAAGGCAAAATATCCTGATGCCTTGTTGTTATTTAGAGTGGGTGATTTTTATGAGACATTTGGTGAAGATGCGGTTAAAACGGCCCGTATTCTCAATATTGTTTTGACCAATAGAAATAACGGCGGTGAGCGCACAGAACTGGCTGGTTTTCCACACCATTCCCTGAATACCTATTTGCCGAAATTAGTGAGGGCAGGTGAGCGGGTTGCGATTTGTGACCAACTGGAAGATCCCAAACAAACTAAGAAAATCGTAAAACGAGGCGTCACCGAGTTGATCACACCTGGTGTTTCTTTAAACGACGAAGTTTTAAACTCCAAGTTCAACAATTTTTTAGCCTCACTTTCTGTACAGCGAGAACTTTATGGGGTTGCTTTTTTGGACATTTCGACGGGAGAGTTTTTAGTTTCTCAGGGTTCTAAGGAAGAAATAGATAAGCTGCTCCAAAATTTTAATCCGAGTGAGGTGCTGGTTAGGCGTAGTGATAAAAAGCAGTTGGCACAGACCTTTCCTTATGACCTACCTTTTTTTCATCTAGAAGATTGGGTGTTCCAGATTGATTTTGCAAGGGATTTATTGCTTAGGCATTTCAAAGTGAATTCCTTAAAAGGATTTGGAGTTGAAGGGATGGAACAAGCGCTTGTCTCAGCGGGTGCGGCTCTTCATTATCTTGAGGAAACCCAGCATCACAGAATTGAGCATATCGCCAATATTTCGCGTATTGAAGATGACAGTTATGTGTGGATGGACCGATTCACTACACGTAACCTTGAATTATATCATTCCCATAATCAGGGTGCGGTTACATTGCTAGAAGTCATCGATCACACTACGACTGCCATGGGAGGCAGAATGCTGAAACGCTGGATGGCTTTTCCTTTGAAGGATGCTGCTCAGATTAATAGAAGGCATGATGTAGTCTCCTTTTTCGCCTCGAGCGCAAAAGAAAAAGATGAAGTAGTAGAGGGCTTAAAACGCATGAGCGATCTAGAGCGATTGATTTCTAAGGTAGCTGTGGGTAAAATTTGCCCTAGGGAAGTCGTCCAGCTCAAGAATAGTCTGGAAGCGATAGTCCCGATCAAGGAAAAGCTTCAAGAAAGTAATAATGAGAGTTTGATCACTATGGGAGAGGGGCTTAATCCTTGCTCGCAATTGATACACTTAATTCAGAGCGCTATCGATGAAAATGCTCCAGTAAACATTCTAAAGGGTAAAACGATTGCTTCGGGATATAACGCTGAGCTGGATGATCTGAGAGGTCTTGCCACTTCTGGTAAGGACTATTTAGATAAAATGCTGGAACGGCATAGTGAAGAAACGGGAATCACCAGTCTGAAAATTTCTAGCAATAATGTTTTTGGATACTATATTGAGGTACGTAATACACACAAGGATAAAGTCCCTGAGAGCTGGATTAGGAAACAGACTCTAGTCAATGCAGAACGTTACATTACGGAAGAACTCAAGGAATACGAGAGTAAGATTCTGGGAGCTGAAGAACGCATCAATGCTTTACAGCAAGAGCTTTTTGACGCTGTAGTTCGGGAAATTGTTCCTTTTATCAAAACCATTCAGCAAAATGCACAGTTGATAGGTCAGCTGGATTGTTTAATCTCCTTTGCTCATCAAGCTGTGAGAAGCAATTATAAACGACCAGAAATTCAAGACACGGACGAGCTTGAAATCATAAATGGTAGACATCCCGTGATCGAAAAAATGCTGCCGCCAGACCAGCCCTATATCCCAAATGATGTGAGATTAGATCGAGAGTCTCAGCAAATCATCATGATTACGGGTCCCAATATGAGTGGTAAAAGTGCCATTTTGAGACAAACTGCGTTGATTGTTCTATTAGCACAAATGGGAAGCTTCGTCCCAGCCGAAGAGGTGCGCTTGGGGATTATTGATAAGATATTTACCAGGGTAGGAGCCAGCGATAATATTTCTCAGGGTGAGTCGACCTTCATGACTGAGATGAATGAAAGTGCCAGTATTTTGAATAATATCAGTGATCGCAGTTTGGTTTTGCTGGATGAAATAGGCCGTGGAACCAGTACTTACGACGGAATTTCCATCGCCTGGGCTATCACAGAATATTTGCATGAGCACCCCTCGAGAGCCAAAACACTTTTTGCTACACACTATCACGAGCTCAACGGCATGACCGATACCTTTGAACGCATCAAAAATTACAACGTTCAGGTTAAAGAACTAAAAGATAAAGTGCTGTTCATGCGCAAGCTGATTGAGGGAGGAAGTCACCACAGTTTTGGGATTCACGTGGCTAAAATGGCTGGAATGCCCCAGCCTGTCATACTCAAAGCCAAGAAAATCCTCAAAAATCTAGAAAAATCCCATAAGCAGGAAGATGCTAAGGATGCTCTCGATGCCACTCAGGAGATGCAGTTGAGTTTCTTCAATCTGGATGATCCACTTCTGGAAGATATTAAGAATGAGATCCTTCAGGTGGATATTGATACCCTCACTCCCGTAGAAGCTTTGATGAAGCTTAACGAAATCAAGCGCATGCTGGTAGGCAAGGAGGCAGGTCAGGCTTAAATTTATCAAGTTTTTCTTTGTGGAATAGGGAAAGTTATTAAATTTGCAATCCGTTTTTGAAACGGTTGTTCTTTTAAGAATATGCGAAAGTAGCTCAGGGGTAGAGCATCACCTTGCCAAGGTGAGGGTCGCGGGTTCAAATCCCGTCTTTCGCTCTAGTAAGTAGATGGATTCTTCTATTTTTTTATCATAGACGAGAGAATCAGCGGCAATGTCGCGGGTTCATTCCGATAGCTATCGGAACCCGTCTTTCGCTCTAGAAAAGCCGATTTGTTGATCGGCTTTTTATTTGAAAATCCAATTCATTCTTCCGCTGGAAGAGTAGGCTCGAGTGGTGGAATTGGTAGACACGTTGGACTTAAAATCCAATGGACAGTAATGTCCGTACGGGTTCAAGTCCCGTCTCGAGTACAGAGGCTCCTCATTTTGAGGGGCCTTTTTTGATTGTACCAATATTTGAAAGCTGCGTCAGTTGGAGGTTATTCAAGAAAACTTGAAGTAGAACGGGTTCATCCCGATAGCTATCGGGACCCGTCTCGAGTACAGAGGCTCCTCATTTTGAGGGGCCCTTTTTGAT
This genomic interval from Nonlabens spongiae contains the following:
- a CDS encoding SIMPL domain-containing protein (The SIMPL domain is named for its presence in mouse protein SIMPL (signalling molecule that associates with mouse pelle-like kinase). Bacterial member BP26, from Brucella, was shown to assemble into a channel-like structure, while YggE from E. coli has been associated with resistance to oxidative stress.) gives rise to the protein MKRILTTLLIVASMNLEGQHLGNFNNKAASMDISRANIATSMGNAPRHNPNYHQTQLNPSKILMHNIKALYNVEATDYTAVFNINQIGETAPETTRLMNEKIDLVKAELKKQGFTGQFAVDMISFLPQYEIEVTKKLFSKTYTEVPIGFELQQNLMISYRNDADFQKILKACATAEIYNLVKVDYYAKNLEAIYNELQEKILAEVKKKKTYYEALGFTMDEYSVEMADNKYYHMPKDFYRSYVAAENVSMDALKNQKNVTTIKKPTSYYYEPISYNGYDIVVNADIQKPVIQLGMDLTLRYTPLPPKPEPKSEPKPVEKPDPKVYVVSPNGPVDIKQIPNN
- the mutS gene encoding DNA mismatch repair protein MutS, which translates into the protein MSAKSKKVTPLMQQYNKIKAKYPDALLLFRVGDFYETFGEDAVKTARILNIVLTNRNNGGERTELAGFPHHSLNTYLPKLVRAGERVAICDQLEDPKQTKKIVKRGVTELITPGVSLNDEVLNSKFNNFLASLSVQRELYGVAFLDISTGEFLVSQGSKEEIDKLLQNFNPSEVLVRRSDKKQLAQTFPYDLPFFHLEDWVFQIDFARDLLLRHFKVNSLKGFGVEGMEQALVSAGAALHYLEETQHHRIEHIANISRIEDDSYVWMDRFTTRNLELYHSHNQGAVTLLEVIDHTTTAMGGRMLKRWMAFPLKDAAQINRRHDVVSFFASSAKEKDEVVEGLKRMSDLERLISKVAVGKICPREVVQLKNSLEAIVPIKEKLQESNNESLITMGEGLNPCSQLIHLIQSAIDENAPVNILKGKTIASGYNAELDDLRGLATSGKDYLDKMLERHSEETGITSLKISSNNVFGYYIEVRNTHKDKVPESWIRKQTLVNAERYITEELKEYESKILGAEERINALQQELFDAVVREIVPFIKTIQQNAQLIGQLDCLISFAHQAVRSNYKRPEIQDTDELEIINGRHPVIEKMLPPDQPYIPNDVRLDRESQQIIMITGPNMSGKSAILRQTALIVLLAQMGSFVPAEEVRLGIIDKIFTRVGASDNISQGESTFMTEMNESASILNNISDRSLVLLDEIGRGTSTYDGISIAWAITEYLHEHPSRAKTLFATHYHELNGMTDTFERIKNYNVQVKELKDKVLFMRKLIEGGSHHSFGIHVAKMAGMPQPVILKAKKILKNLEKSHKQEDAKDALDATQEMQLSFFNLDDPLLEDIKNEILQVDIDTLTPVEALMKLNEIKRMLVGKEAGQA